The segment ATCGTAATTTGGTCGATTAAAGTGAGCACTTAATGTTCTTTCTGCAATAGCCATTCCAACTGCATTAGCTAAACCCTGTCCTAGAGGACCCGTAGTTGTTTCAACACCCGGTGTTTCACCTGTTTCAGGATGTCCTGGTGTTTTTGAATGCAGTTTTCTAAAATTTTTAAGATCATTTATTGATAAATCATATCCAGTGAGATGTAATAGACTATATAACAACATGGAACCATGTCCATTAGAAAGAATAAAACGATCACGATTATCCCAATTGGGATTCATTGGACTATGTTTTAGAAACTTTCTCCATAAAACTTCTGCAATGTCAGCCATACCCATGGGCATACCAGGATGGCCTGATTTTGCATTTTGAATAGCATCTATACTTAACATGCGAATTGCATTTGCTAATTCTCTTTTTAAAAACATAAACCTTTCTCCAAATGGACACTTAAAAAAATTTAATTTTTATTAAAAATTTATATTAATTGAGAAAAAAATTTTTCCAAAAACAATTGATCTTTTCCAAAATTTCGTATACCTTCTGATAACTTTTGAACAGCCATTTCATCTTGATTATGTTCCCACCTAAATTCTTCTTCAGTAAGAGGAATAGGAGGATTTAAATATGAAGTAGGAGGAAATAATTTTCTATTTAATTTTTTATTACTTGATTCTAGCTCTTTTAATAATGCAGGTGAAACAGTTAATCTATCACATCCTGCAAGGGATAAGATTTGTTCAATATTTCGAAAACTTGCACCCATAATTATAGTTTTATAACTATATTTTTTATAAAAATCATAAATTTTACGAACAGATAAAACACCTGGATCCTGATCAGAAGAATATTTTGATATCAAATTTTGAGATACATACCAATCATAAATACGACCTACAAAAGGAGATATTAAAAATACATTTGACTCTGCACAAGCACGAGCTTGAGCAAAAGAAAATAAAAGAGTTAAATTACAAGAAATATTGTTTTTTTTAAGTTCTTCTGCTGCTTTTATACACTCCCATGTAGCTGCTAATTTAATTAATACTCTATTTCTAGAAATTCCTTTTTCTTCATACATATTAATTATTTTATTTGCTTTTAAAATACATTTTTCTTTATTAAAAGACAAACGAGCATCAACTTCACTCGAAATATAACCTGGTATATGTTTTAAAATTTCTACTCCAAGATCAACTAAAATTTTATCGCTAGCATTTACAATTTTACAATTTTGAGAACCTCCTTTTTTTCTAGCATATTCTATAGCTTGATCAATAAATTTTTTATTAAAACTTG is part of the Buchnera aphidicola (Rhopalosiphum maidis) genome and harbors:
- the tal gene encoding transaldolase, which translates into the protein MNQLNALKKFTTIVADTSDIESICKYKPEDATTNPSLILKAVSSSFNKKFIDQAIEYARKKGGSQNCKIVNASDKILVDLGVEILKHIPGYISSEVDARLSFNKEKCILKANKIINMYEEKGISRNRVLIKLAATWECIKAAEELKKNNISCNLTLLFSFAQARACAESNVFLISPFVGRIYDWYVSQNLISKYSSDQDPGVLSVRKIYDFYKKYSYKTIIMGASFRNIEQILSLAGCDRLTVSPALLKELESSNKKLNRKLFPPTSYLNPPIPLTEEEFRWEHNQDEMAVQKLSEGIRNFGKDQLFLEKFFSQLI